The DNA segment TGTAGAGCTCTTGAAGTACACTGGAGAACAAAATGACGTTGTAAGTAAGGTTATTTTGGAGAACGCTCCAAAAAATAACCAGATGGTTTCTCAAGTGATTCAGAAAGATATTGTACATTCTTTTGCTTAAGATGTACTGAAATCTATCATAGAAGAAATTGATCATGGAGTGTTCGGTTTGATGGTTGATGAGTCTGCGGATGTTTCTAACAAAGAGAAAATGGCTGTTGTCTTTCGGTTTGTTGATAAAAGTGGATCAGTAAAAGAAAGATTTGTGGGAGTTGCTCATGTAAAAGAAACGTCTTCTTTATCTCTGAAATCTGCAGTTGATGACTTGTTTGCAAAACATGGGTTGAGCTTGAAACAGTTGAGAGGACAAGGTTATGATGGAGCAAACAATATGAAAGGACACTTTAACGGGCTGAGAGCATTGGTTGCTTGAGAAAATAGCTCAGCCTGTTATGTACATTAATTTGATCATCAACTTCAGCTAGTTGTGGTGGCAGTTGCGAAAAAGAGCTTTGaagttagtaattttttttgacatGGTTTTCCAATTTGCTGAATGTGGTTGTGGCGTCTTGCAAGAGGAACTATACGCTTCTTGATATGAATAGAAAGAAGGTGGAGGAAGGGATTGACAGTGGTGACATTAACACTGGAACAAGATAAAATCAAGAGCTTTCTCTTCCAAGGCCTGGAAATACTATGTGGGGTTCTTACTATAAAACGTTGTTGCGTTTGGTTGATTTGTTTCCTTCAGTCATTAAAATCATTCACTGTATTCAAGATGAAGGCGCTTATGACTCAAAAATATGTCAAGCATATGGTCTTCTCATGTATTTTCACACATTCGATTGTGTGTTCTATTTTCAGTTGATGCTGTTTATTTTTGGAGTAACTGAGAATCTGTCGATGCTTTGCAGATGAAGAATCAAGATATTTCAAATGCCATGTCACTTGTAGATTCAACTAAACGGGAGTTGCAAAATTTTCAAGAAGATGTATAGGATTGCTAATGGGTATAGTGTCATCATTATGTGAAAAGCACAATGCTAATATACTTGTGATGGATGAAGAATTTGTGGATTTAAGGAGGCCAAGGAAAAAACAGGTGTAACCAATCTGCATCATTACAAGGTTAATTGTTTCTACACTATTATGGATTTGCAGCTTCAAGAGCTTAATGATCGATTTACTGAGGTAAGGATTTGCTTATTTGCATGGCTTCTTTAAGTCCTGCCAATTCCTTCTGTGAGTTTGATAAGTCAAAGCTGTTGAGACTGGTTAAGTTCTATCCATATGATTTTAGCTTTGGAGAGCGTCTATCTATGGAACACCAACTTGGAATCTACATTGACAATATAAGAAACGATGCATTTTCAGAATTTGAAGAATCTTGGAGATCTTTCTCGTCAGATGGTGGAAGCAAAAAAGCACCTTGTACATCCTTTAGTTTATAGGCTCTTGAAGTTGGTTTTAACATTGCATGTTGCTCCGCAAGTGTTGAGAGGTGCTTTTCTGCAATGAAACTAGTGAAGACAGCCACACGCAATCAAATTGGAGACGACTTTCTAAGTGACTGTTTagtatgttatattaaaaaggAGTTGTTTGAGTCTGTTACAAATGAAACAGTGGTAAAACGATTTCAATCCATGAGAGGCATAGGGTTCATTTGTAAGGATTTGTACGATTTTATGAcaacgtttttttatattttatctagtagtttttatttttgcCCCTGATACATATAGTTTTAGATCCGCCACTGCTTACTGTTACAACTGCATACTCACGGAATTCCCAAACTTAGGAATAAGATATTTCAGAATCTTTCTCCTTTTGGATAAACTATAATCTCGTTCATTTTTGGCTCTTCTTTGTCACCTTCGTATTTATGCATTATcaggttttcaattttttttcgaatAAGTTGTTTTTCCAAATGTACTTTTATTTGAAAGAGCACAAGTATGTTCGTCCATGCACTTATTAAATATCTAGCATGTAGATCCAGCTAAATATTATGCAAAAGACTCCAACAACATTTGCGATCTTTACGGAAAGCACACCACCATCTTCTTGTCGATTTGACAACTTTTGTAGTCAAAGTTATATTTCATACCCTTAGTTTCCACAGTTGCATTCAatacatattttcttttaaaaacttGCTCTTTCTTTACGTAATCAGCCAACCAAAAATGACAATTTCCATGATATTCCTTGGTTTCTGAAACTAAGTCGTCAACACAACAATCACTGTGAACATTATTGTCTTCGGCTTTGCTTTTGAAACAATCATTCATCTTTGGAGAATGGCCAAATTTATGATTTTCCTTTAGAAGGCTCATTATTCAGATTGAATTTGTTGTTTCGATTTCCAACTATACCTGCAAATAACACACACAAGTAGATGGACAAATTCTTCTTCGTATATCCAATAAAGATGTTAACTTGTCTATCATAAGTAATAATAACCAGGGGAACTCCTAAGTTATTGATCTATGAACTTGGGAATAACTCAACTCAGTAGTAAAAATCCTCGAAAACCATCATCTTCAATTGCTCTAATATAGTACTTGATTCCAAGGTGAGTAATATGTCTCGTTTTTCCTTATCAAAAGTGAACTCCACTCGTTATTCACATCATGTCTCCAAGCACCACATGTTGCATAGATATGAACCATTTGATTTGATGAGAAAGAgatagggaagaagaagaaatgaagaAGATAGTTGAATAAAAAAGAGTTGAATTCAATGTGATTCAATGTAACTCACAGTCAAGAACAAGATAAGTTtgaataaaattagttataattgCTTCTTAGATTTTctcagattaaaaaaatagaataaccaaaaatatggaatatatatcttaaaaaatGATATAGCAGATACATAAGGTTAGAATAAAAGCGATTATCTTCTCCTCTCAACTGCTCGAATCTTGCTTTGATCAAGGCAGTAATACTGTATGTTGGTGATGTTTCTATGATCTAAACCATCTTCATGATGATCTCGATGTTGATAATGTTCATTGCTTTGGATCTTATCCGAAAAACACATACATGatgtttcttctctctttcttataACCAAAGTTTTGAATGGCCTTGACGGAGATGATCATCAATCACAATTTGAGATTTCACAATCTGAGACCAGTTCAAACATCATCAATGACAAGTCCAACGCATCATTGTTCAGTACAtaatgttaagctagatgggcttccaacttaaaaccaattggtactAAGTGGAGTGATCCATACATTTATCCATAATACGCCCCTTCGAGATGAAGGCTCTTTGAGCGTCAATCTCGGAATGCTCGGGCAAGGATCGATGGGCCGACTTTGGGCTGGATCGATAATGGATCGGATTGGACTGCGTGgatcgggctctgataccatgttaagctagatgggcttccaacttaaaaccaattggtactAAGTGGAGTGacccatctatcttatatattgcttAGGATTTTTTcaatatccgatgtgggacatTTATCCCTAATACATAACAGGTTATTGCAATTCAGTTACAATGTTGGTGTGAGACAGTTTTACGGTGGTTCTACTCTGGCATTCTTAAGCTCTGTGGTGAAAAAGATCCATTGCAATGTAATTTTGATACGATATTGTCAGTTTCAGATTGCAACACTATTTATTCCTCGACGTAAATGGTGTCTTAGCTGTGAAGAATTTGGAATCTAGAATAATCACAAGACTTGTTGAAGAAATTGCATTATTAGATCAGAAACAGAATATCAACCACATACATTACAAtacgaattttattttttataaaacattagaAAATAAGTTTGAACCTCTATTTTATCCTTGTAAAAAGGGGTTTAACATACATTTTAACCAATCTAAATCAATATATCCAACTTGTTTTTGGAATTCAATTTTTGTatatcaaaacatataaaacattCTCATGattatattgatattttttatatattttctgatttatatataatttttaatcattatGCAGGTAGTTATGTTCAAAATTGATCAAGTAATACAAAGGTATTAAGGtacaaatacatttttattatgtcTATTTTGCCAAtttctcaacaaaaaaaaaattgattgagCAGATTTCTACATTTtgaataactatttttttagtATTCCTCCAACGGTCAAAAAAGTCCAAAGCCGTCGTTTAAAATCATAAGATCCGTCTTTCCAAGTAGCCGTTACGATTCACTTTCCACAATCTCTCCCTCTTCCAAAATCCTCAGATCTGTCGTGCTTGAGAACTTGCGGTTTCTTGGTCGGTCTAATTCTTTACTTGAACGAACAAGAAAAAGATCTCTCATCATCTCATGGCTTCTCCTCCTATCCCAAACagaccaaaccctaaacccagaaACTCCGAGGCCGGTGATCCTTTGCGCCGGAGTTTCGGAGGCAACCCTTTTCCGGTCAACTCTAAAGTCAACGTCCCCTCAGGTTAGGATTTATAAGGTTTCTTGATTACTGAGTATTGGGTGTTGGGTGTTGGGTTATAGTTTATTTACTTAAAAGCTTATGATAAGGTTTATTTACTTGATTATGATAAGGTTTCTTAAGTTTATTTACTTAAAAGCTTCGTTATAGTTGGGTGTTGTGATGTGTGTGTTGGTCAGATGTTTCTCGGAGGAAATCTTTTGGGGGCAGAGACTTTAGCGACAAAGAGAACGAGACCAAAGCCCCTCCAACTCCAAAAGGTTCCAAGAACTTCATGTCCCCAACAATCTCTGCTGTTTCCAAAATCAACCCATCTCCAAGGAAGCGAGTCTTGTCTGATAAAAACCAAGTCACTCGATCCTTGTCTGACGTGAAGGGCCTAACCTTTGAGGAGGACACCAAAAGCCATCACTCATGTGTTTCATTTTCAGCTGAAAAGAAGCCGTTTGAGCGACCACATGACATGACTGTCACTGATTTCGATGAGGACAAGGGGATTGTTTATTCTGATCCAAGGTTCAGGATTAGCCCTCGCCCTTCTGTTCCATACTCATCTCCTGAGTTTGCAGATCGTGAAGTTGGTCCAGTGCTGCCTCCTTATGATCCCAAGAAGAATTATCTGTCGCCGAGGCCTCAGTTCCTTCATTATAGGCCTAATCCAAGAGTTGAGAAGCAGCTGGATGAGCTTTTCATCTCTGAAAGCTCTTCTTCCGACACTGAACTGTCGTCATCCGCCGAGAAACAAGAGAAGGATGGAGAGAGTGATGAAGAAGTTGTTTGTGAGAGCATTGAAGAGACAAGTCGAGTTCCAAAACAGTCAGGTTTCAGACCATTCAGGTTCCTTGGTTGGTTTCTGGCTATGTCTATGGGGTATCTGTTGGTTTCAGCGACCTTTTCTGGACTTTCAATCCTTGAAGAATCACCTTCGTACGAGTTCAATCTCCCAACAGCCATCAAAGAGTTTGCAGAAGCTAACAAGTTGAGTGAAAGGCTCTGGACTTCGACAGAATCATCACTTGTGTGCGTGGGTAAGATGATCTCACGTCTAGGAGGGCGAACAGAGGAATATGCTCCATTGCAATTTCATAACTTGACCTATACTTTGGAAGAGGAGAATACTGTTTTCCAGCCAACAAGAGTTGAAATCAATGGAGAACCATTACAAGAGAAGGTCAGAGGTGAAAACAGTCTTGAGGATGACTATGAACTTGAGGAGGAAAGTGGTGGTGAGAAAAACTCAGTTGATGAACAGACTGAGATGTCACCAAGCACAGACATAGAGTTGAAGGAAGGAGAAGAGAACTTGGAAGCTATAGTGATTGAAGAACCTGAGGTGATTCTTACTGAAGTAAGCAATGGTTCACAAGGTCTTGAATCTCAAGAAAATCTTGGAACTGGATCAATCAAAACGGACCAGGTTGAGATAGAAGCTATCTACACTAACCAGCATGATGTTGAAACCGCTGCCATCATCAAAGCGCACCAGCAAGTAGAGAGTGTCTTAGCTGATGCTGAAAGTGGACGAGAAGAAGGTTTTAGGGATATCACAGCAGAGACAAGTGATGATGGTCTTCAACCTAAACTGCAAGAGAATGAAGTTGTGGCTAATGCTGCTGAAAGTGGATCAGAAAATGGCCTTGGGAAAATTGCAGCAGAAACTAGTGAAGATGTTCATCCTGAAGCAAGATCATTTAATAAGGCAATGATAGTATTGTCCTCGACCGTGATGGTTGTTCTACTCGCAGCGGTTGCTTTCTTATTCACCAAGAAGGAAAAGCCCGGGGCTCCATCAGCTCCTGAACCAGTGGAGTTAAACTTGGCTCATGTGCCAGTGGAGAATCTGGTGAAAGAAAAGCTGAATATCCAAGCAGAAGAAGTTGATGACAGGATAAGTAACAGTGTTCATAAAAAGAGCTCATCCCTCAGCAACAACAAAGATCCTAAGGAACATCAAAGCCTAGGAGGCAGCAGCAAGTTGAGGAGAGAATCAATGGCATCATCAGCATCAGAATACTCCGTAGGCTCTTTCTCATACGGAAGTTTCACCACTTATGAGAAAATACCCATCAAAAGTGTAAGTTAAAAAAAGCTTTTTCACTTCTTAGAGTTTTGCATCGTCTTAACACcaacaaattttatattatatatatatctgcaGGGGGATGGAGAGGAAGAGATGATAACACCTGTGAGACGTTCAAGCCGAATCAGGAAACACCACCAACCTTCTTCTATGCTATTCTAGTCATTGCACCACTCTGCTGCAATCTTTAGTTTCAGATGAATTTAGAATTAGCTTTCTTACGAGTGTTCTAATCTCTTGAATTGTAACCGAACTTGTTTGGATATGAAGTTTGCTTCCCTTGTGTCAATCACAATCGTTGTGTGTGGAAGAACCAAAAAAGCATCAAGCCGAGTCAGAAACCTTCTAGGCTACAACTTCTCTCATATGAGTCACtagaagaaaaaatctaaaatggttGTGTTATTTAGTTAACTTGATGGAACTCCCTGATCTCTCACTACCACCAGTAATCTCAAGGAATTGGAGCTTCAAGGATTCTTCCAACAAACATCAACATGGAATCTCTCAGTGAACTTGATCTCACTGATTGCTCTTTGCTGAAATGTTTTCCTAATATTTCCACAAACATTCAAGTCCTCAAGCTCAGTGGAACAGCAATAGAAGAAGTGCCTCTCTCGATAAGGTCATGGCCTCGTCTTGATGATTTACATATGTCCTACTATGAAAACCTTCAGAAATCTCTGCTTGCCCTTGATCTCATCACAATGCTGTACTTGAAAAATACAGAAATACAAGAGGTTTCAGCATGGGTAAAGAACAGCTCTTGTCGTCGTGTCTAGTCATATTCAACGAGTGGAGACAGCTTTCGTTACTCCCACAGCTTCCGGAGTTTCTATCATTATTCTATGCAAGAGTTTGTAAGTCCATGAGTAGAATGCTCCTTTTAACATTTAGAGACACATATTAACTATACCAATTGCTCTGACCTGAATAATTATGCGACAGACGCCCATCATCACTGCATCAGCTTGTAGACATGCGCTTCTTACCCAATGGATCAGTGCCTGCCTACTTCACTTACCGAGCTACTGGAGATTCAGTGACAGTGAAGTTGGATGAGAGGCCTCTTCCTACACCCATGAGGTTTATGGCAGATGTAACTTGTAACATCATTGTTCACATTCCAAGTTAGAGGAAAAGTGAGTTCGAGCGAGCGAGCTTCTCTTTGTGTTCAAAGTTGACGGAGACAAATGGGAGATACGAGAATGCGATGTAGATGAACATGTGGATGTGCTGCATTTTGACGAGTAGaaactgaaaattttaaagGAGTTTTCACCGTGGAGACGGAAGACTTGCGAGTTGTAATAAACGTTGATAGGTCTGAACGTTGCTCTCTCCTTGTCTCTTGAATGATACAAACATTAATTAGTTAGTCCAAGCGTTTCCAGACGCAGTATGAAGATTATGTTGTGTTTTGTAGAATACTTAATTGTATTATTGTGTTGTACAAAAGTTGATTCAATCTAACAAAGCAGCAaacgttttattttatttttttacatatgcaaaccaaataaacaaaagatcaaaaccAGAGCCAAAAGCAAACAGAGACACAAGGCTCATTCTCTCCAGTTTCCACTGTCGGATCGGCCACTATAACCTCCGTCTCCGCCACCACCAGCGTAACCACCCTCACGACGCCCACCTCCATAACCACCACCTCCGTATCCACCTTGATCACGCCTGCCTCCGTATCCACCCCCACCACTTCCATAACCGCCACCTCCGTAACCACCTCCTCCACGATTATATCCACCGCCGTTACCACCGCGACTACTACGAGCTTGAGCCTCGTTGACAGTGATGTTCCGACCATCAAGTTCTTGACCGTTCATCCTCTCAATCGCAGCTCTCATCGATTCCTCATCTTTAAAAGTCACGAATCCGAACCCTTTGGACCTCCCTGTCTCACGATCAATAATGATCtgatccaacaaaaaaaaaaacattaaatcttTAAATTAAACGTATCACACAACACAAGAATCTAATAAGAAGATGACGAAACGTACCGATTGATGTAACGAGTTAACAAAACTAATAAcagagtgaaaaaaaaaaagttaacacGAAAAAAAGAGAACAGAGCCGGGTCAGATTATTCCGATCCGGGGTCGTCTTGAACGGACCTTGGAATCGAGAACTTCTCCGAATTCACTGAAAGTTCTTCCGAGAGATTGCTCGTCGGTGGCCCAAGCTAAGCCTCCGACGAAACACCTGTACTCGCTCTCTGCAGAATCCATCTTCAAATTCTCCTAAAAACTCAAAAGGTAGACAGAGAAACAAAACTCTTGAGAAGATTTTGGTGGTTCGGTAATTACGAGGGAGATGACGTGTCCGAAGCCTAGAGTGTAGAGACGTCGTTTCTAAATAGATATAGGCGTCAATGACGACGATACCATGACACTGAATAGGTACATCATAACATGTGTGTTTGGTTACATGTACAAAGATTTCTCGAGATATATTTAGGTTCCGAATGGTAAAAGCAGATCAAGCagtgcagatcaagcagatcatgcagatcaagcaggacAAGTGCAGATCAAGCGGATCATGCAGGAGagatgcagatcaagcagaacaaGTTATGTTTCAAAGTTATGAATGGCAAAAGCAGTTCAAAAGTGCAGATCATATATTGAAACAATAAAGATTAcaccaaaatatcaaaacacataataaaaaatacataaacaaaggtaaaataatttaatgattTGCCCATAACATATCGGCAATGTTGTCTCTAATGTTTGTCATATGATCTCCATCAGCCATATTTGTTGTCTCCATGTCACTTATTTCATTTTCAGAATCTTCGTTGCTGGTATTTGTATGTCTCATTTCTTCAacaaaatcttcatcaaaataatttgaaattctGATAAAATTATGCAATCCCATTTTAGCACTTACCACTCTTTTTTGAACTGCGATATCATATCTCGGAAATTCACTCAAAATCCTCCATTTCTTCTTCCAAACTCCAAATGTCCTTTCAATAACGGAACGTAGAGATGCATGACATCGATTAAACAGTTCTTGTTTATTCTTAGGAGGAGGACCATTGTTGAAATGAGACATGTGATACCTAATAACACCATTCCGAGAAGATCTATATGGAGCCAAAAAACCTTGCTTATTCGGATACCCAGAATCAGCTACATAATACTTGTCTCCTGGAGGCAAAGGAAAATCAGAATCACCGTCTTGTGCCATCGTGAGAACTGCTGTATCGTGACATGATCCGGGTGCTCCATTCCAAACATATGTAAACAACATATTGAGATCACATATCGCCATGATGTTAAATGATGTCCTATCATGTCGATTCCAGTACATTCCTTGTAGTTCAGGCTTCACTTTAACACATACATGAACTCCATCCACAGCTCCTACAAATCCACTAAAATATGGCCAATATCTTCTGTCCATTTGCAGCCTTTCAGGAATTCGAAGTAGTTCTCGTCTTGTTGGAGTCTTAACATAATCACAAGCAAGTAACTCTGTCGCCCTAAGAACTTCAAAAAATTTTCTATTCACTGTCTCTTGTGTCCGTCCAAACCGTAATCCAacatctctttgaacttcattgtGCCCACAAATTCGCAAAAACATTGCCACACTCTCTTCAATGCTAACATTAAGAGTGGGATGTAAACCATATTTTGATTCCAATATGACACATAAAGATCTGAAAATACCAAGAGACATTCGTAGTAACTGAAGACACGCAGCATCATCTTCctgaattattaatattttcagaattaatttaattttattaaaaaattctattGGATGAAAAAATGGTGGAATCCGTGAACTGCATCAAAAGTTGAGAGGGTAGAAGGACATGCAGATCATCTGCTTTTACATAGataaagacaaaaaaagttaCCATTGGGCAGGTCTCCTGCTTTTCTTTTCTGGAAAAGTTAAAAACTGTGATTGGCTGTGGCAGTACAAAAAATACTAATGTGCAGGACATCTGCTAACGATCTGCCTCACCATTCACACTCTTAGATCTGAATCCAAACATAAGTGTTATTGTCACTTTCGATGCGTAGATATTGTTGTTGTGTGGGTGACGATTCGCACCGCATGACTTCTTCCACGTCAtcataatcaaaataaatgtGTTGCCTCATTCAATGGTTTAGTGTGTTGGAACtcatttttgacaaaaaatggTTTTGGACCATTTTGGGTAAGTTTCTGGGC comes from the Brassica napus cultivar Da-Ae chromosome A7, Da-Ae, whole genome shotgun sequence genome and includes:
- the LOC106433663 gene encoding glycine-rich RNA-binding protein 2, which produces MDSAESEYRCFVGGLAWATDEQSLGRTFSEFGEVLDSKIIIDRETGRSKGFGFVTFKDEESMRAAIERMNGQELDGRNITVNEAQARSSRGGNGGGYNRGGGGYGGGGYGSGGGGYGGRRDQGGYGGGGYGGGRREGGYAGGGGDGGYSGRSDSGNWRE
- the LOC111201264 gene encoding protein ALP1-like; this translates as MSLGIFRSLCVILESKYGLHPTLNVSIEESVAMFLRICGHNEVQRDVGLRFGRTQETVNRKFFEVLRATELLACDYVKTPTRRELLRIPERLQMDRRYWPYFSGFVGAVDGVHVCVKVKPELQGMYWNRHDRTSFNIMAICDLNMLFTYVWNGAPGSCHDTAVLTMAQDGDSDFPLPPGDKYYVADSGYPNKQGFLAPYRSSRNGVIRYHMSHFNNGPPPKNKQELFNRCHASLRSVIERTFGVWKKKWRILSEFPRYDIAVQKRVVSAKMGLHNFIRISNYFDEDFVEEMRHTNTSNEDSENEISDMETTNMADGDHMTNIRDNIADMLWANH
- the BNAA07G03580D gene encoding uncharacterized protein BNAA07G03580D, whose translation is MASPPIPNRPNPKPRNSEAGDPLRRSFGGNPFPVNSKVNVPSDVSRRKSFGGRDFSDKENETKAPPTPKGSKNFMSPTISAVSKINPSPRKRVLSDKNQVTRSLSDVKGLTFEEDTKSHHSCVSFSAEKKPFERPHDMTVTDFDEDKGIVYSDPRFRISPRPSVPYSSPEFADREVGPVLPPYDPKKNYLSPRPQFLHYRPNPRVEKQLDELFISESSSSDTELSSSAEKQEKDGESDEEVVCESIEETSRVPKQSGFRPFRFLGWFLAMSMGYLLVSATFSGLSILEESPSYEFNLPTAIKEFAEANKLSERLWTSTESSLVCVGKMISRLGGRTEEYAPLQFHNLTYTLEEENTVFQPTRVEINGEPLQEKVRGENSLEDDYELEEESGGEKNSVDEQTEMSPSTDIELKEGEENLEAIVIEEPEVILTEVSNGSQGLESQENLGTGSIKTDQVEIEAIYTNQHDVETAAIIKAHQQVESVLADAESGREEGFRDITAETSDDGLQPKLQENEVVANAAESGSENGLGKIAAETSEDVHPEARSFNKAMIVLSSTVMVVLLAAVAFLFTKKEKPGAPSAPEPVELNLAHVPVENLVKEKLNIQAEEVDDRISNSVHKKSSSLSNNKDPKEHQSLGGSSKLRRESMASSASEYSVGSFSYGSFTTYEKIPIKSGDGEEEMITPVRRSSRIRKHHQPSSMLF